A genomic stretch from Pontivivens ytuae includes:
- a CDS encoding N-(5'-phosphoribosyl)anthranilate isomerase, with protein MRRERVIPGPDVWLAQIFEARAVARGGVVRRQRRDIERHVGWERLVAEVKRRGFHLVKTGDQVLILCHSGHFRVIC; from the coding sequence ATGAGACGAGAACGTGTGATTCCGGGGCCGGATGTCTGGCTCGCCCAGATCTTCGAGGCGCGCGCCGTTGCCCGCGGCGGGGTGGTCCGGCGGCAGCGGCGCGATATCGAGCGGCATGTCGGCTGGGAACGGCTGGTGGCGGAGGTGAAGCGGCGGGGCTTTCACCTGGTCAAGACCGGTGATCAGGTCCTGATCCTCTGCCATTCCGGGCA
- a CDS encoding extracellular solute-binding protein produces the protein MLRPLILATTALTVAAPAFAQELNLYSSRHYDTDERLYSDFEEATGITINRIEGNADELIERMVAEGENSPADILLTVDASRIARAEQAGVLQPIESDVLADAIPAELQDDDGHWFGFSQRARMFFYVADRVENPPQTYMDLADPAYNDMVCMRSATNVYSQTLLAAIIENEGEEAARTWAAGLLENLARDPQGGDTDQLRGLVSGECDIAVSNSYYFARALRKEVDGLSDSVENIAWVYPNQASNGAHVNISAGGVAAHAPNRENAIAFLEYLASEQAQSYFADGNDEFPVVEGVPVSASVAELGSFEGDSVDLAAVADNVPLAQQIYNETGWE, from the coding sequence ATGCTGCGTCCCCTCATCCTCGCCACCACGGCGCTGACCGTCGCCGCGCCCGCTTTCGCGCAGGAGCTCAACCTCTATTCGTCGCGCCACTACGACACGGACGAGCGGCTCTATTCCGATTTCGAGGAAGCGACCGGCATCACCATCAACCGCATCGAGGGCAATGCCGACGAGCTGATTGAGCGCATGGTGGCCGAGGGCGAGAACTCGCCCGCCGACATCCTGCTGACCGTCGACGCCTCCCGCATCGCGCGGGCCGAGCAGGCGGGCGTCCTCCAGCCGATCGAGAGCGACGTGCTGGCCGACGCGATCCCCGCCGAGCTGCAGGATGACGATGGCCACTGGTTCGGCTTCTCCCAGCGCGCGCGCATGTTCTTCTACGTCGCCGACCGGGTGGAGAACCCGCCGCAGACCTACATGGACCTCGCCGATCCCGCCTATAACGACATGGTCTGCATGCGCTCGGCGACCAACGTCTACTCCCAGACCCTGCTCGCCGCGATCATCGAGAACGAGGGCGAGGAAGCCGCGCGCACCTGGGCCGCGGGCCTCCTGGAGAACCTCGCCCGCGATCCGCAGGGCGGCGACACGGACCAGCTCCGCGGCCTCGTCTCGGGCGAGTGCGACATCGCGGTGTCGAACTCCTACTACTTCGCCCGCGCCCTGCGGAAGGAGGTCGACGGCCTCTCCGACTCCGTCGAGAACATCGCCTGGGTTTACCCCAACCAGGCTTCGAACGGCGCGCACGTGAACATCTCCGCCGGCGGCGTCGCGGCCCACGCGCCGAACCGCGAGAACGCGATCGCCTTCCTCGAGTACCTCGCCAGCGAGCAGGCGCAGAGCTACTTCGCCGACGGCAACGACGAGTTCCCGGTGGTCGAAGGCGTGCCGGTCAGCGCCTCCGTCGCCGAGCTCGGCTCCTTCGAAGGCGACAGCGTGGACCTCGCCGCGGTGGCCGACAACGTG